Part of the Kineococcus aurantiacus genome, AGCCTGTCGCCCTCGATGAGCGTCTGGACGGTGCGCAGGCTGGTGTGGGAGGGCAGCACGGCGACCTCCACGGCCGCGTAGTCGTGCTTGGCGTCCTTGAGGGTCCAGTCCAGCTTCTGCACGAGCAGGGTGCCCTGCTGGTGGTCCAGGACCATCTTCCAGTTCCCGGCGATCAGCGGGGTGCGGGGCATCGTGGGACCTCCTTCTCGTTCTGGGCGGGCGGCGCGGGGTCAGTCGAGCACGTCGAGGCCGGGCAGGTGCTTGCCCTCGAGGTACTCCAGGCTCGCCCCGCCCCCGGTGGAGATGTGGCCGAAGTCGGAGTCGGCGAAGCCCAGGGTCCGCACGGCGGCCGCGGAGTCGCCGCCGCCGACGACGCTGAACGCGCCGGAGCCAGCCGTGGTGTCGACGATCGCCTGCGCGACGGCGCGGGTGCCGCCGGCGTAGGGCTCCATCTCGAACACGCCCATGGGGCCGTTCCAGAAGACCGTGCGCGCGTCCGCCAGCGCCCGCGCGAAGGCCGTGGCGGAGTCGGGGCCGATGTCCAGGCCCAGCCGGTCGGCGGGGATGGCGTCGGCGGGCACGACCTGCGGGTCGGCGTCGGCGGCGAACGCCGTCGCGGCGACCACGTCGGTCGGCAGGACGACCTCGACGCCCTTGTCCTGCGCGACCCGCAGGTACTCCCGGACGCGGTCGAGCTGGTCGGCCTCCAGCAGGCTCTTGCCCACCTCGTGACCCGTGGCCGCCAGGAAGGTGAAGACCATCCCGCCGCCCACGAGCAGCCGGTCGCCGGAGGTCAGCAGGGACCCCAGCAGGTTGTCGATGACCCCGAGCTTGTCGGAGACCTTCGAACCGCCCAGGACGACCGCGTAGGGGCGCGCCGGGTCGGTGGTGAGCCGCCGCAGCACGGCGACCTCGTCGGCGACCAGGCCGCCGGCGGCGTGCGGCAGCCGCCGGGCGACGTCGAAGACGCTGGCGTGCTTGCGGTGCACGGCGCCGAAGCCGTCGGAGACGAAGCCGTCGGCCAGGGCGGCGAGCTCGTCGGCGAACGCCCCGCGCTCGCCGTCGTCCTTGCTCGTCTCCCCCGCGTGGAAGCGGATGTTCTCCAGCAGCAGCAGCTGCCCGTCCTCCAGGGCGGCGACCGCGGCCCGGGCCTCGGGGCCCACGGTGGCGGGGCTGAACTCGACGTGCACGCCCGGCAGCAGCTCGGCCAGCCGCGCGTGGACGGGGGCCAGGGAGTACTTCGCCTCCGGGGCGCCCTTCGGGCGGCCCAGGTGCGCGGTCACCACGACGCGCGCACCGGCGTCGAGCAGGCGCCGCAGCGTCGGCACCGAGGCGCGGATGCGGCCGTCGTCGGTGATGGCGGGGGCCGCGCCGGAGTGGTCGAGCGGGACGTTCAGGTCGCTGCGGACGAGGACGCGGCGGCCGGTGAGGCCGCCGAGCTGCGCCTCGAGGTCGTCGATGGTCTTCACGGACGTTCCCTTCTGCTGTCGGGCCCGTTGCGGGGCCCGGTCCCGCGCCGGGCTGCGGGCGGACGGACGACGGCCCGGGCCCCCTCCTGCGAGGAGGACCCGGGCCGGATCTTGTCAGAGGCTCAGAGCGAGGTGCCCACGAGCGTGACGAGGTCCACGAGGCGGTTGCTGTAGCCCCACTCGTTGTCGTACCAGCCGACGACCTTGACCTGGTTGCCGATGACCTTGGTCAGGCCCGAGTCGTAGATGCAGGAGGAGGGGTCGGTGACGATGTCGGAGGAGACCAGCGGCTCGTCCGAGTACGTCAGGTAGCCCTTCAGCGGCCCCTCGGCGGCGGCCTTGTAGGCGGCGTTGATCTCCTCGACCGTGGTCTCGCGCCCCACGGTGACGGTCAGGTCGGTGGCCGAGCCGGTGGGGACCGGCACGCGCAGCGCGTACCCGTCGAGCTTGCCCTTCAGCTGCGGCAGGACCAGGCCGATGGCCTTGGCCGCACCGGTGGAGGTCGGCACGATGTTCAGGGCCGCGGCGCGGGCGCGACGCAGGTCCTTGTGCGGGCCGTCCTGCAGGTTCTGGTCGGCGGTGTAGGCGTGCACGGTGGTCATGAGACCGCGCTCGATGCCGAAGGTGTCGTCCAGGACCTTGGCCAGCGGGGCCAGGCAGTTGGTGGTGCAGGACGCGTTGGAGATGATCGCGTGCTGGGCGGGGTCGTAGTCGGAGTCGTTGACCCCCATGACGACGGTCACGTCGTTGTTGGTCGCGGGCGCCGAGACGACGACCTTCTTCGCGCCGGCCGTCAGGTGCGCCTTGGCCTTCTCACCGTCGGTGAAGAAGCCGGTGGACTCCACGACGACGTCGACGCCGAGGTCGCCCCAGCCGAGGTTGGCGGGGTCGCGGTCGGCGAGGACCTTGACGGTCTTGTCCCCGACGACGATCGAGTCGCCCTCGACGCGCACGTCCTCGGCGAGCTTGCCGAGGATGGAGTCGTGCTTGAGCAGGTGCGCCAGCGCCTTGGCGTCGGTGAGGTCGTTGACCGCGACGACCTCGAGGTCCGCGTTCTGCGCGAGGGCTGCGCGGAAGAAGTTGCGGCCGATGCGACCGAATCCGTTGATGCCGACCCGAGTGGTCATGCGCTCTCCATCCTTGACGCGCCCCGTGACCGGGCGGGCCGGGTGCGTCTCGTGCGTCCGGTACGTGATCAGTACTGGTGCGGTACCCCGCGTCGAGCCGTGGGTACCCGCCGCGGGCCCCGCGGCGTCGGTCCGACCCTATGGCCTGCGTCACGTCGACGCGGAGCCGGGGTGCGGGCGGGCCCCGCCGCGGGGCCCGCCGGGTTCACGCGTCGAGCATGTCGGGCGTCAGGCCGGACTCCGTCCCGGGCACCCCCAGCTCGATCGCTTTCTTGTCGGCCATGCCCAGCAGCCGCCGGATCCGCCCCGCGATGGCGTCCTTCGTCATGGGCGGGTCGGCCAGCTGACCGAGCTCCTCGAGGCTGGCCTGCTTGTGCTCCAGGCGCAACCGGCCGGCCTGCAGCAGGTGGTCGGGGATCTCGTCGCCGAGCAGCTCCAGGGCCCGCTCGACGCGGGCGCCGGCGGCCACGGCCGCGCGGGCCGAGCGGCGCAGGTTGGCGTCGTCGAAGTTGGCCAGGCGGTTGGCGGTGGCGCGCACCTCGCGCCGCATCCGGCGCTCCTCCCACGTCATCATCGCGTCGTGGGCCCCCAGCCGGGTCAGCAGCGCCGAGATCGCGTCCCCGTCGCGCAGCACGACCCGGTCGACCCCGCGGACCTCGCGGGCCTTGGCCGACAGGTCCAGCCGCCGCGCGGCACCGACCAGGGCCAGCGCCGCCTCCGGCCCGGGGCAGGTGACCTCCAGCGCGGCCGAGCGACCGGGTTCGGTGAGGGAGCCGCGGGCCAGGAACGCCCCCCGCCAGGCCGCCTCGGCGATCTGGGTGGAGCTGGACACGATGTGCGGGGGCAGCCCCCGCACCGGCCGGCCCCGGCCATCCAGCAGACCGGTCTGGCGGGCCAGGGACTCCCCGTCGCGGGCCACCCGCAGGACGTACCGGGTCGCCCGGCGCAACCCGCCGGCCTGCACGACGAGCAGGTCGCTGGGGTGCCCGAAGACGTCGGCGATGTCCCGCCGCAGCCGCCGCGCGATCGAGGCCGAGTCCAGCTCGGCCTCGATGACGATGCGCCCGGAGACGATGTGCAGCCCCCCGGCGAAGCGGAGCATGACCGACACCTCGGCCTTGCGGGCCGCCGTCGTCGTCACCGGCAACCGGCTCAGTTCGTCCTTGACCGCCGCCGTCATCGCCATGCCCGGTCCTCCCCCGACACCATCTTCGACTCCTCGTCCTGGGCCATCCTCGACCCCACGGCCGCGGACGCGACCCGCGTCCGCCCGTCCACGCTCAGGTACCGCCCGCGAACACGTCACGGTAGGCCGCCGCGAGCCGCAGCGCGTCGTGGCGCGGCGACCCGTCCCCCACGGAGACGTTGCGCACCAGCAGGTCCGCCCCCAGGCTCTCCGCCACGCGCCTCAGCGCGCCGAGGTCGGTGACGGCCACCGGGTCGGCCACCACGGCGTCCACGACGAGGTCGGGGGCGTGGGCGGCCAGGACCTCCAGGTGCGCCTCGGCGCTGAACCCGTCGGTCTCCCCCGGCTGCACGGCGAGGTTGAGGGTGACGCAGGTGCGGGCCCGCGTGGTGGTCAGCGCCCGCGCCAGCCCGGGCACCATGAGGTGCGGCAGCACGCTGGTGAACCACGACCCCGGCCCCAGGACCACCCAGTCGGCGCCCTCGACGGCCTCCACGACCTCCGGGCGCACCGGCGGGTCCGGCGGCACCAGGCGCACGTTGGCGACGCGGCCCTCGGTGGAGGCCACCGCGACCTGGCCGCGCACGGACGTCAGCTCCTCGGGGGCCCCGGGGACCAGGCCCAGCACGTCGGCCTCGATGTCCAGCGGGACCGCGGCCATGGGCAGCACCCGCCCGCGGGCGCCGAGCAGCCGGCCGACCCAGTCCAGGCCGGCGA contains:
- a CDS encoding uridine diphosphate-N-acetylglucosamine-binding protein YvcK yields the protein MIPTVGPVPSAGALPAPGGPGASAAPAVVALGGGHGLSASLSALRHLTDRLTAVVTVADDGGSSGRLRRELGGLPPGDLRMALSALCDDSEWGRTWRDVLQHRFTSEGSLHRHATGNLLIATLWELLGDEVAGLDWVGRLLGARGRVLPMAAVPLDIEADVLGLVPGAPEELTSVRGQVAVASTEGRVANVRLVPPDPPVRPEVVEAVEGADWVVLGPGSWFTSVLPHLMVPGLARALTTTRARTCVTLNLAVQPGETDGFSAEAHLEVLAAHAPDLVVDAVVADPVAVTDLGALRRVAESLGADLLVRNVSVGDGSPRHDALRLAAAYRDVFAGGT
- the gap gene encoding type I glyceraldehyde-3-phosphate dehydrogenase; amino-acid sequence: MTTRVGINGFGRIGRNFFRAALAQNADLEVVAVNDLTDAKALAHLLKHDSILGKLAEDVRVEGDSIVVGDKTVKVLADRDPANLGWGDLGVDVVVESTGFFTDGEKAKAHLTAGAKKVVVSAPATNNDVTVVMGVNDSDYDPAQHAIISNASCTTNCLAPLAKVLDDTFGIERGLMTTVHAYTADQNLQDGPHKDLRRARAAALNIVPTSTGAAKAIGLVLPQLKGKLDGYALRVPVPTGSATDLTVTVGRETTVEEINAAYKAAAEGPLKGYLTYSDEPLVSSDIVTDPSSCIYDSGLTKVIGNQVKVVGWYDNEWGYSNRLVDLVTLVGTSL
- the whiA gene encoding DNA-binding protein WhiA is translated as MAMTAAVKDELSRLPVTTTAARKAEVSVMLRFAGGLHIVSGRIVIEAELDSASIARRLRRDIADVFGHPSDLLVVQAGGLRRATRYVLRVARDGESLARQTGLLDGRGRPVRGLPPHIVSSSTQIAEAAWRGAFLARGSLTEPGRSAALEVTCPGPEAALALVGAARRLDLSAKAREVRGVDRVVLRDGDAISALLTRLGAHDAMMTWEERRMRREVRATANRLANFDDANLRRSARAAVAAGARVERALELLGDEIPDHLLQAGRLRLEHKQASLEELGQLADPPMTKDAIAGRIRRLLGMADKKAIELGVPGTESGLTPDMLDA
- a CDS encoding phosphoglycerate kinase, encoding MKTIDDLEAQLGGLTGRRVLVRSDLNVPLDHSGAAPAITDDGRIRASVPTLRRLLDAGARVVVTAHLGRPKGAPEAKYSLAPVHARLAELLPGVHVEFSPATVGPEARAAVAALEDGQLLLLENIRFHAGETSKDDGERGAFADELAALADGFVSDGFGAVHRKHASVFDVARRLPHAAGGLVADEVAVLRRLTTDPARPYAVVLGGSKVSDKLGVIDNLLGSLLTSGDRLLVGGGMVFTFLAATGHEVGKSLLEADQLDRVREYLRVAQDKGVEVVLPTDVVAATAFAADADPQVVPADAIPADRLGLDIGPDSATAFARALADARTVFWNGPMGVFEMEPYAGGTRAVAQAIVDTTAGSGAFSVVGGGDSAAAVRTLGFADSDFGHISTGGGASLEYLEGKHLPGLDVLD